A segment of the Bartonella henselae str. Houston-1 genome:
TAAGGATGGGGGGGTTTTATGAGCACTCTTTTTGATTTTTTGGAGAGATGGTGTTTGGCTGCGCCAGTCACAAACGGCGGCAACAAAAATTGCTCCATCAGCGGGCAATGTTGCTTGCACAGTTTGTAACATCTGACATGCTGTTTCAACATGAATAGTTTTCACTTGTGGTGGATCTGCAAGATCTACTGGTCCACAAATAAGCGTTATTTTGGCGCCCAAGTTAGCTAAAGCCTTTGCAATAGCGTGGCCTTGTTTACCCGAAGAGCGATTAGCAAGATAACGCACGGGATCAATGGGTTCATGAGTAGGGCCAGAGGTAACAATGAAATGGCGACCAGAAAGTGGTCTTTCTGTTATATTCAAAAGGGCTTCTGCTGCAGCTATAATGGTTAAGGGTTCGCTCAGGCGCCCTAGACCTGATTCATTGCGCTCAGCCATTTTGCCGATTTCTGGTCCGACTATATGAACGCCATCTGCGCATAGTTGTGCGACATTGCGAACAGTTGTTGGATGTGTCCACATGGCTGGATTCATAGCCGGTGCAATCAAGAGTGGACAACGTGCCGCTAACAGTACACAATCAGCTAGATCTTCTCCTCTACCGGTTGCTATTTTTGCAATACGATTGGCAGTGGCTGGTGCTAAAATAATCAAATCAGCATCCCGTGCTAGTCGGATATGTCCAATATCATGTTCTTCTTCGCGTGAAAATAAATCGCTATACACAGTACGACCACTCAGCGCTTCAGCTGCTAAAGGGGTAATAAATTTTTGTGCTGCTTTTGTCATAATAATATTTAAGCGTGCTCCCCGTTCTTGCAAACGGCGAATCAAATCAAGCGCTTTATAGGCAGCAATACTCCCACCAATAATAAGGAGGATGGATTTTGATTGCAGTGATTGCATTTCTACGGGGCTTGCTTGAGATGATGATATCGTTGGGGTTGTGAAATTACTTAAAAGACGGCGCGCTTCTTCTTCCATAGAAACACCATTTTGCGCAGCGCGTATACGCAAAATTTCTTTAACTTTAGCTGGAAGATTGCGGATGGTAAGACTGGCCATAAAATACACTCAAAAAACAAAATGATTGCAATGATTTCATTATAAATATTTTTTGAGTATATTCAACAGATTAAAAAAAATGAAAAAGGTAAAAAGTCAGACAAATACAACAAAGCGCAATGATGAAAAGGCTATAACGGCCATAACGATTAGAGCGACTTTGTTCGACCGCAAGTTTTTTGAGGGTAGTGGGAGAAAGATTAAATCCTGTTTTTATCATTTGATTGAGGTCTTCTTCCATACGTTGGAAATTTTGTATCAACTGTGGTGTGTTACGCACTAGCGAAAAAAGTGCCTGCGCTCCTTCACTAAAGTCTTTTGCTATTCCCACGGGCCCTAAATTTTTGCTAATCCATTCTTTAACAACGGGTTCAGAAGCTTTCCACATATTAAAATTGGGATCTAAGTTGCGAGCAACACCTTCCACGACAACCATAGTTTTTTGGAGTAATAAAAGTTCAGGTCGCGTTTGCATGTCAAATAATTCAGTGACTTCAAATAACAGTGTAAGTAACTTAGCCATAGAAATGCTTTGCGCTGATTGTCCGTGAATTGGTTCACCAATTGCGCGATTGGCTTGAGCAAAACTCTCAATATTGTGGTGTGGAGGTACATATCCTGCTTCAAAATGAGCACGTGCTACCCGATGGTAATCGCGAGTAATAAAGCCATAGAGAATTTCAGCAAGGAAATGCTTTTCTTTTTTACCAAGTCGTCCTGTAATTCCTAAATCGACAGCAACAATACATCCTTGTGGGTCTACAAATAAATTGCCAGGATGCATATCAGCGTGAAAAAAACCATCACGTAATGTATGACGAAGGAAAGATTGAATAAGTGTAATTGCAAGTGCTTGCAAATCAAACCCTGCTTCTTTGAGAGCAGAAATTTCGGATATTCTTATACCATCAATCCATTCCATTGTGAGAACATTACGTCCTGTTCGTTCCCAATCAATTTTTGGTACCCGAAAGCCTGTATCATGTTGAATATTTTCAGCCATTTCTGATATGGCCGCTGCTTCTAATCGCAAGTCCATTTCAATTCGTGTGGTTTGTGCCAAAGTATCAACGACACAAACAGGACGCAGACGTCGAGCAGCTGGTATATAACGTTCCTGTAAATGGGCAATAAGGTAAAAGCTTCTAAGGTCTTTTGCAAAACGCGTTCTGATATTAGGGCGAATGACCTTAACAGCACATTTTTTTTTATGGCCTACTTCATCGTAGTATTCAGCTGGATGAACTTGAGCAATAGAAGCGGCTGCAATAGGGGGATAAAAGTTTGCGAATAAATCATTGATAGAGCGACCAAGCGAACTTTCAATTTGATCAATGGCAGCCGTACAGGAAAATGTTTGAACACGATCTTGTAGTTGTGCTAAATCTTCCGCAATATCACGTCCTACAATATCGGGTCTGGTAGCAAGAAATTGACCAAGTTTTATGTAAGAAGGGCCGAGCCTATTGATGGCATAGGAAAGTTTTTCAGATCGTCGCTTTTTTTTCGTTTTACGCCGCGCTAACATACTTGCGATACGGTGGCATAATGCTGGAAATCCTTGAAGATCATCGTGAGGCAAAGCACTCAAAACGCCTTCACGTGCTAAAACCCATCCAGTACGTATTAATTGAAAGTAAGTGGAAATTTGCACCATTTTTTAAATCTTCCAGGCTGAATGCAGCGCTGCGATTGCACCCGTGAGGTTGCGGTATGATACTCGCGAAAAACCTACATGATTGATCATATGGGCAAAATCATCTTGCTTAGGAAATTTGCGAATAGATTCAACCAAATAACGATAAGCATCACCATCATTTGCAATGAGTTGACCAAGCTTAGGGATAGCATGAAAAGACCAAAGATCGTAAATTTTATCAAGTAGAGGCATCTCAACATTTGAAAATTCTAAACATAAAAAACGCCCTCCCGGTTTTAAAACACGAAAAGCTTCCCTAAGAGCTTGATCAATATGAGGGACATTGCGAATTCCAAAGGCAATAGTATAAGCATCAAAACTTTGGTCTTCAAAAGGCAAATGTTCTGCATTTGCTTCAACAAAGTCAATCAGAGGGGCAAGACCATTTTTTTCTGCGCGTTTTTTTCCAACGCTAAGCATCGAACCATTAATATCAAGCACTGTAGCATGGGCTTTTTGGCGTGAAGCGTTAAGAATGCGAAAAGCGATATCACCAGTACCCCCAGCTACATCCAAAACTTTCCAATGAAAAACTGCTGGTGGAGAAAGCCATGCGACCATGGAGTTTTTCCACATACGGTGTAATCCAAGAGACAAAATGTCATTCATCTTATCATAGTTTTCAGCGACAGAGTGAAAGACACCATCAACCATGGATTGCTTTTGCGCTTCATCAATTTTTGTAAAGCCAAAAGAATATTCCATACCTCCTTTGACTCCTATACGTTCTGTTTCAGCTGTCATATGCGTGACCTTCCTTATTTTTTCTTTTGTCGTAAATGAAGTGTAGAAGGAATGTTCAAATATGCAAAAGCCCTCTATAAAACCACGACGTTTATACAGCTAGAAAAAGAGTACCTTTAGATATCAAGATTAGCAACACTTAAGGCATTATCTTGAATAAAAGCCCGCCGTGGTTCAACTTCATCACCCATCAAACGGGAAAAGAGCGAATCTGCATCAGTTGCATCATTGATTTTAACTTGTAAAAGAGCGCGCGCATCAGGATTAAGCGTTGTTTCCCAAAGCTGTTCAGCATTCATTTCTCCAAGACCTTTATAACGTTGAAGCGTGATGCCTTTTTTACCATTTGTAAAAATGCTTTCTAAGAGACTCATAGGTCCCAAAATACGTTCTGATTTATCTTTACGATGCAAGAGAGGGGGAGAACTATATGTTTCCATAAGATTTTGAGAAATACGATCAATTTGGCGTGCA
Coding sequences within it:
- the coaBC gene encoding bifunctional phosphopantothenoylcysteine decarboxylase/phosphopantothenate--cysteine ligase CoaBC, translated to MASLTIRNLPAKVKEILRIRAAQNGVSMEEEARRLLSNFTTPTISSSQASPVEMQSLQSKSILLIIGGSIAAYKALDLIRRLQERGARLNIIMTKAAQKFITPLAAEALSGRTVYSDLFSREEEHDIGHIRLARDADLIILAPATANRIAKIATGRGEDLADCVLLAARCPLLIAPAMNPAMWTHPTTVRNVAQLCADGVHIVGPEIGKMAERNESGLGRLSEPLTIIAAAEALLNITERPLSGRHFIVTSGPTHEPIDPVRYLANRSSGKQGHAIAKALANLGAKITLICGPVDLADPPQVKTIHVETACQMLQTVQATLPADGAIFVAAVCDWRSQTPSLQKIKKSAHKTPPSLQMVKNPDILATIGHASNRPPLVIGFAAETCDLIANAQKKCVEKGANFILANNITLPDGKNVMGADTNQVYLVSRENIEQWPHMSKQQIAQKLASLVVSFFCPSSAAHSNEQRTL
- the ubiB gene encoding 2-polyprenylphenol 6-hydroxylase, which produces MVQISTYFQLIRTGWVLAREGVLSALPHDDLQGFPALCHRIASMLARRKTKKKRRSEKLSYAINRLGPSYIKLGQFLATRPDIVGRDIAEDLAQLQDRVQTFSCTAAIDQIESSLGRSINDLFANFYPPIAAASIAQVHPAEYYDEVGHKKKCAVKVIRPNIRTRFAKDLRSFYLIAHLQERYIPAARRLRPVCVVDTLAQTTRIEMDLRLEAAAISEMAENIQHDTGFRVPKIDWERTGRNVLTMEWIDGIRISEISALKEAGFDLQALAITLIQSFLRHTLRDGFFHADMHPGNLFVDPQGCIVAVDLGITGRLGKKEKHFLAEILYGFITRDYHRVARAHFEAGYVPPHHNIESFAQANRAIGEPIHGQSAQSISMAKLLTLLFEVTELFDMQTRPELLLLQKTMVVVEGVARNLDPNFNMWKASEPVVKEWISKNLGPVGIAKDFSEGAQALFSLVRNTPQLIQNFQRMEEDLNQMIKTGFNLSPTTLKKLAVEQSRSNRYGRYSLFIIALCCICLTFYLFHFF
- the ubiE gene encoding bifunctional demethylmenaquinone methyltransferase/2-methoxy-6-polyprenyl-1,4-benzoquinol methylase UbiE; the encoded protein is MTAETERIGVKGGMEYSFGFTKIDEAQKQSMVDGVFHSVAENYDKMNDILSLGLHRMWKNSMVAWLSPPAVFHWKVLDVAGGTGDIAFRILNASRQKAHATVLDINGSMLSVGKKRAEKNGLAPLIDFVEANAEHLPFEDQSFDAYTIAFGIRNVPHIDQALREAFRVLKPGGRFLCLEFSNVEMPLLDKIYDLWSFHAIPKLGQLIANDGDAYRYLVESIRKFPKQDDFAHMINHVGFSRVSYRNLTGAIAALHSAWKI